DNA sequence from the Bacilli bacterium genome:
TAACCGGTGCGGTCAGTTTTCCCATTTACCAGGCAACCGCTTTTCGCCACCCGCAGTTGGGGAAAAGCACCGGGTTCGACTATTCCCGCTCAAAAAGCCCAACTCGCGCCGTCCTGGAAGATGCGTTTGCCGATTTGGAAAGCGGCGATGCCGGCTTTGCCTTTAGTTCCGGCATGGCGGCATTGCAGACGATCTTTATGCTGTTTGCGCACGGCGACCATTTTCTTGTGTCGCTGGACTTATATGGAGGTACATACCGGCTGTTGGAAAATGTTCTGTCGCGTTTCGGCGTGACCGCTTCCTACGTGGATACAAACGATATTTTTGCTTTGGAACGCAACTTGAAGCCCAATACGAAAGCTTTATTGATTGAAACGCCAACCAATCCGCTGATGATGGTAACAGACTTGCGGGCGGCTTCCGCGTGGGCAAAAGAGCATGGACTGCTCACGATTGTCGACAATACGCTGCTTACGCCATTTTTCCAGCGCCCGTTGGAATTGGGCGCGGATATTGTGGTGCACAGCGCCACCAAATATTTGGCCGGCCATAATGACGTTTTGGCCGGATTGATCGCCGTAAAAGGAACGCAGCTTGCGGAGAGAATGAAGTTTTTGCATAATTCCATCGGCGCCGTATTGGGGCCGCAGGACAGCTGGCTGTTGATGCGGGGAATGAAAACACTTGCGTTGCGCATGGAGCGCCATCAATTCAATGCGACCAAACTGGCCGCATATTTGTCGAACCATCCGCTCGTCGAACAAGTATATTATCCCGGGCTTGCCTCGCATCCGGGACATGACATTCAAT
Encoded proteins:
- a CDS encoding PLP-dependent transferase, producing TGAVSFPIYQATAFRHPQLGKSTGFDYSRSKSPTRAVLEDAFADLESGDAGFAFSSGMAALQTIFMLFAHGDHFLVSLDLYGGTYRLLENVLSRFGVTASYVDTNDIFALERNLKPNTKALLIETPTNPLMMVTDLRAASAWAKEHGLLTIVDNTLLTPFFQRPLELGADIVVHSATKYLAGHNDVLAGLIAVKGTQLAERMKFLHNSIGAVLGPQDSWLLMRGMKTLALRMERHQFNATKLAAYLSNHPLVEQVYYPGLASHPGHDIQLRQASGNTGIFSFKVKDSRYVEPLLRHIKLIAFAESLGGVESLMTYPAVQTHADIPEEIRKAVGVDDRLLRLSVGIEHIDDLLADLANAFDKTREEIENR